Proteins co-encoded in one Terriglobales bacterium genomic window:
- a CDS encoding tetratricopeptide repeat protein, producing the protein MKIRKLLFSLVFLGLSLPAFPASKEIVQLQTQVQALQDQMARMQQSFDERMGVMKNLVEQNTDNMNKIVATMGQLQQALQKQATDAGSRSDQLSGQLQSLNDSVDELKARLARVSKQLEDMQANQQNLQAQQQQAAQAPAPDVLYNNGVRDYNAGKSDLAKQEFSDYLKYYPNTDLAGNAQFYLAEMEYRDGNYKAAAQDYDKVLAQFPGGNKAASAELKKGLSLMQLGDKQGAVKELNTVIQRFPRSPEATQARDQLRRLGVGPSRVRRTSPSE; encoded by the coding sequence ATGAAAATACGCAAATTGCTTTTCTCTCTCGTGTTTCTGGGGCTTTCTCTGCCGGCGTTCCCCGCCAGCAAAGAGATCGTCCAGCTCCAGACCCAGGTCCAGGCTCTGCAAGACCAGATGGCCCGCATGCAACAAAGCTTTGATGAGCGCATGGGCGTGATGAAGAACCTGGTGGAACAGAACACAGACAACATGAATAAGATCGTGGCCACTATGGGCCAGCTGCAGCAAGCTCTGCAGAAGCAGGCCACCGACGCGGGTTCGCGCAGCGATCAGCTATCCGGGCAGTTGCAATCGCTGAACGACAGTGTGGACGAACTCAAGGCGCGCCTTGCCCGGGTAAGCAAGCAACTCGAGGATATGCAGGCCAACCAGCAGAATCTGCAGGCGCAACAGCAGCAGGCGGCACAAGCGCCCGCTCCGGACGTGCTTTACAACAACGGAGTGCGGGATTACAACGCCGGCAAGTCTGATCTCGCCAAGCAGGAATTCAGCGACTACCTGAAGTACTACCCCAACACTGATTTGGCGGGCAACGCGCAGTTCTATCTGGCAGAGATGGAGTATCGTGACGGCAATTACAAGGCGGCTGCCCAGGATTACGACAAAGTTCTCGCCCAGTTCCCTGGCGGCAACAAGGCCGCTTCTGCCGAACTGAAGAAGGGATTGTCTCTGATGCAACTGGGAGACAAACAGGGCGCAGTGAAGGAACTCAATACCGTCATCCAGCGCTTTCCTCGCTCTCCGGAGGCGACCCAAGCGCGCGACCAGTTGCGTCGGTTAGGAGTGGGGCCGAGTAGGGTGCGGCGAACTTCGCCATCGGAATAA